The Streptomyces sp. 135 sequence GTACCGCCGCACGCACGAGACGTTGCAGGCGTTCCGGCTCGACCCCGAGCTGGTGCGGGTGCGTGAGGAGCCCAGGCTGCGGGAGCAGGACTGGGGCAACTGGCAGGACCGGGACGACGTACGCCTGCAGAAGGCGTACCGGGACGCGTACGGACACTTCTTCTACCGTTTCGCGCAGGGCGAGTCGGGAGCCGATGTCTACGACAGGGTGGGGGCCTTCCTGGAGAGCCTCTACCGGAGCTTCGAGGCCCCGGACCACCCGCCGAACGTCCTGCTGGTCACGCACGGACTCACCATGCGGCTGTTCTGCATGCGGTGGTTCCACTGGACGGTGGCGGAGTTCGAGTCCCTGGCCAACCCGGGGAACGGCGAGATGAGGATGCTGGTGCTCGGTGAGGACGGCAAGTACGCACTGGACCGGCCGTTCGTGCGCTGGCGCGAGCCGGAGCCGTACGGCGTCACCGGATAGAGTGGCAGGGCGATGACCGCTGACTCCTCTCCCGACCGGCGCCTGGAGCGCGCTCTGGCCAGCCTGCGAGGACTGGCGGTGGGGGACGCGCTGGGCTCCCAGTTCTTCGTGCCCGCGCATTACCCGCTGCTCAAGCACCGACAGCTGCCGGACGCCCCGTGGCAGTGGACCGACGACACCGAGATGGCCTGTTCCGTGCTGGCCGTCCTCAT is a genomic window containing:
- a CDS encoding histidine phosphatase family protein gives rise to the protein MARPRRIILVRHGESAGNADDTVYEREPDHALALTETGWAQAAETGKRLREVLGRERVSVYVSPYRRTHETLQAFRLDPELVRVREEPRLREQDWGNWQDRDDVRLQKAYRDAYGHFFYRFAQGESGADVYDRVGAFLESLYRSFEAPDHPPNVLLVTHGLTMRLFCMRWFHWTVAEFESLANPGNGEMRMLVLGEDGKYALDRPFVRWREPEPYGVTG